One window from the genome of Nocardioides panaciterrulae encodes:
- a CDS encoding heavy metal-binding domain-containing protein, whose product MSELQPDAIASARLGEVGKVWTSDLSVSEFALLDTAGFAPREFVMGSSVFHIGWQQQNLRQSVELQVLSQAMYTARMNAMGRMLAEAEQVGADGVVGTRLTFRQHGLSADHIEFIAVGTSVVSKDDPGAYRRPDGKPFTSHLNVQDFYTLLQTGHVPVEFVMGVCVWHVAAQGLLQTLKQIGRNVEMPQWTQGYYDARELALTRMQQEAERVQADGVTGVEWSASEWMWGTHTLEFFTSGTAVRKVGSGNAVTPTLVLPLS is encoded by the coding sequence CGACGCCATCGCCTCCGCCCGGCTGGGCGAGGTCGGGAAAGTGTGGACCTCCGACCTCTCGGTCAGCGAGTTCGCGCTGCTCGACACCGCCGGGTTCGCGCCGCGCGAGTTCGTGATGGGCTCCTCGGTGTTCCACATCGGCTGGCAGCAGCAGAACCTCCGCCAGTCCGTCGAGCTCCAGGTGCTCAGCCAGGCGATGTACACCGCCCGCATGAACGCCATGGGCCGGATGCTCGCCGAGGCCGAGCAGGTGGGTGCCGACGGCGTCGTGGGCACCAGGCTGACCTTCCGCCAGCACGGGCTGAGCGCGGACCACATCGAGTTCATCGCGGTCGGCACCTCGGTGGTCTCCAAGGACGACCCCGGCGCCTACCGCCGCCCCGACGGGAAGCCGTTCACCAGCCACCTCAACGTGCAGGACTTCTACACCCTGCTGCAGACCGGTCACGTGCCGGTCGAGTTCGTCATGGGTGTCTGCGTCTGGCACGTGGCGGCGCAGGGGCTGCTGCAGACCCTGAAGCAGATCGGGCGCAACGTGGAGATGCCGCAGTGGACCCAGGGCTACTACGACGCCCGGGAGCTCGCGCTGACCCGGATGCAGCAGGAGGCCGAGCGGGTGCAGGCCGACGGCGTCACCGGCGTCGAGTGGTCCGCCTCGGAGTGGATGTGGGGCACCCACACGCTGGAGTTCTTCACCTCCGGCACCGCGGTGCGCAAGGTCGGCAGCGGCAACGCTGTGACGCCGACGCTGGTCCTGCCGCTGTCATGA
- a CDS encoding MBL fold metallo-hydrolase, which yields MSSEARTGSMDVRWIHGSRSRRHRTDPPLQAHRYRDDTVILRQSKDATFEAPFVFLLLGTERALLLDTGAVEDSTLRQAVDRLVDDWLTEHPRPGYQLVVAHTHGHGDHVAGDASFADRPDTVVVGRSAEDVQAFFGFTRWPDQVVELDLGQRRLELTGIPGHHAASLALHDERTGLLFTGDSVYPGRIYVTDFPAFVDSMDRLVELTEARTVTHVLGCHIEMTREPRRDYHFGCRYQPDEPPLQMTVAQLRALRDAAVSVAGRPGVHRFDDFILFHGMGVRAQLPLLARAAAGRARDLWRRR from the coding sequence GTGAGCAGTGAGGCGAGGACCGGCAGCATGGACGTGCGGTGGATCCATGGATCACGGTCGCGCCGGCACCGGACCGATCCGCCCCTCCAGGCGCACCGGTATCGCGACGACACCGTGATCCTGCGCCAGAGCAAGGACGCGACCTTCGAGGCGCCGTTCGTCTTCCTCCTGCTCGGCACCGAACGGGCGCTGTTGCTCGACACCGGCGCGGTGGAGGACTCCACGCTGCGGCAGGCCGTCGACCGGCTGGTCGACGACTGGCTGACCGAGCACCCCCGCCCCGGCTACCAGCTCGTGGTGGCCCACACCCACGGTCACGGCGACCACGTGGCCGGTGACGCGTCCTTCGCGGACCGTCCGGACACCGTGGTCGTCGGCAGGTCGGCGGAGGACGTGCAGGCGTTCTTCGGCTTCACCCGGTGGCCCGACCAGGTCGTCGAACTCGACCTCGGGCAGCGACGCCTCGAGCTGACCGGCATACCCGGCCACCACGCCGCCTCCCTCGCGCTCCACGACGAGCGGACCGGCCTGCTGTTCACCGGCGACTCGGTCTACCCCGGCCGGATCTACGTCACCGACTTCCCGGCGTTCGTCGACAGCATGGACCGGCTGGTCGAGCTCACCGAGGCGCGCACAGTCACGCACGTGCTCGGGTGCCACATCGAGATGACCCGAGAGCCACGGCGTGACTACCACTTCGGTTGCCGCTACCAGCCGGACGAGCCGCCGCTGCAGATGACGGTGGCCCAGCTGCGCGCGCTCCGCGACGCGGCCGTCTCGGTCGCCGGCCGGCCGGGCGTGCACCGCTTCGACGACTTCATCCTCTTCCACGGGATGGGCGTGCGGGCACAGCTGCCGCTGCTGGCGCGCGCGGCCGCCGGTCGCGCGCGGGACCTGTGGCGCCGTCGCTAG
- a CDS encoding DUF2975 domain-containing protein has translation MGQRPQRDPFGPVEVVVNWLLWLVVGGFLACLAVAALQVATGHSVSVSYATIGDDDSCVVAAGGSSVPIVYRSGPGYRPSEGVYGLRHSEASASSDTWRICLSDATWWQWSAARVEPVGQLAFVVVSLLLIRRTIWVARTAGMFTPETARRTRRLGWFVLAWSLTWPFLAAAGRGVVISAAVRHQSWVRELTHPHISLVLVVVGVGILTFARILRLAVPLQEEVDATV, from the coding sequence ATGGGACAGCGTCCGCAGCGCGACCCCTTCGGTCCCGTCGAGGTGGTCGTCAACTGGCTGTTGTGGCTCGTCGTGGGCGGGTTCCTCGCGTGCTTGGCGGTCGCCGCGCTCCAGGTGGCGACAGGACACTCGGTGTCCGTGTCCTACGCGACGATCGGCGACGACGACAGCTGCGTCGTGGCTGCCGGCGGCTCCTCGGTGCCGATCGTCTACCGCTCCGGCCCGGGCTACCGGCCGAGCGAGGGCGTCTACGGTCTGCGCCACTCGGAAGCCTCGGCGAGCAGCGACACGTGGCGGATCTGCCTGAGCGACGCGACCTGGTGGCAATGGAGCGCGGCGCGGGTCGAACCGGTCGGCCAGCTGGCGTTCGTCGTGGTCTCGCTGCTGCTCATCCGCAGGACGATCTGGGTGGCGCGCACCGCCGGGATGTTCACGCCGGAGACCGCACGCCGGACCCGCCGGCTCGGCTGGTTCGTCCTCGCCTGGAGCCTGACTTGGCCGTTCCTCGCCGCCGCAGGCCGCGGGGTGGTGATCTCCGCGGCGGTCCGCCACCAGTCGTGGGTCCGGGAGCTCACCCATCCGCACATCTCGCTCGTGCTGGTCGTGGTCGGCGTTGGGATCCTGACCTTCGCGCGGATCCTGCGACTGGCCGTGCCGCTGCAGGAGGAGGTCGACGCGACCGTATGA
- a CDS encoding helix-turn-helix domain-containing protein has product MTPAKQAGPDGQVVVHLDRLLAERGMTLTELADRVGITVVNLSVLKNGRAKAVRFSTLAAICDALDCQPGDVLTVRRT; this is encoded by the coding sequence ATGACGCCCGCGAAGCAGGCCGGCCCCGACGGCCAGGTCGTCGTGCACCTCGACCGGCTCCTCGCCGAGCGCGGGATGACGCTCACCGAGCTCGCCGACCGCGTCGGCATCACCGTCGTCAACCTCTCGGTGCTGAAGAACGGGCGCGCCAAGGCCGTCCGCTTCTCGACGCTGGCCGCCATCTGTGACGCGCTCGACTGCCAGCCGGGCGACGTCCTCACCGTCCGCCGCACGTGA
- a CDS encoding oxidoreductase, translating into MPAPQTGPVDAWQLADIPDQAGRTVLVTGTTVGGLGHHTALELARRGARVVLAGRRPERLAATARTITGEVPEAELEQLVVDLADLSSVRRAAAEAAGLGPIDVLVNNAGVMAPSYHRTADGLESQMATNHFGPFLLTGLLLPQLTASAAATVVTVSSLMHRVARSAPLGDPLQQRGRYSRWPVYGQSKLANLLFTHELDRRCRRAELPVRALAAHPGFAGTHLVVNGWFGRNSGGLASILDAGVRAVSQPATAGAWPLLMAATADLPGGTYCGPGGPGEVRGAPRVVGSSRLSHDEVAQRRLWELSEETTGLRYP; encoded by the coding sequence ATGCCGGCGCCGCAGACCGGCCCGGTCGACGCCTGGCAGCTCGCGGACATCCCGGACCAGGCCGGGCGGACGGTCCTGGTCACCGGCACCACCGTCGGCGGCCTCGGACACCACACGGCCCTGGAGCTGGCCCGTCGGGGTGCGCGGGTGGTGCTCGCGGGCCGGCGGCCCGAGCGGCTCGCCGCGACCGCCCGCACCATCACCGGAGAGGTCCCCGAGGCCGAGCTGGAACAGCTGGTCGTCGACCTCGCCGACCTCTCGTCGGTGCGACGGGCCGCGGCCGAGGCCGCCGGCCTGGGCCCGATCGACGTGCTGGTCAACAACGCCGGCGTGATGGCCCCGTCCTACCACCGCACGGCCGACGGGCTCGAGTCGCAGATGGCCACCAACCACTTCGGCCCGTTCCTGCTGACCGGCCTGCTGCTGCCGCAGCTGACCGCGAGCGCGGCGGCCACCGTGGTCACGGTCAGCTCGCTGATGCACCGGGTCGCCCGGTCGGCGCCCCTCGGCGACCCGCTCCAGCAGCGCGGCCGCTACTCCCGGTGGCCGGTCTACGGGCAGTCCAAGCTGGCCAACCTGCTCTTCACCCACGAGCTCGACCGGCGCTGCCGGCGCGCCGAGCTGCCGGTCCGGGCGCTCGCCGCGCACCCCGGCTTCGCCGGCACCCACCTGGTGGTCAACGGATGGTTCGGCCGCAACAGCGGCGGCCTCGCCTCGATCCTCGACGCCGGGGTGAGGGCGGTCTCCCAGCCGGCCACTGCGGGCGCCTGGCCGCTGCTGATGGCCGCCACCGCGGACCTGCCCGGCGGCACCTACTGCGGGCCGGGGGGCCCCGGCGAGGTGCGGGGTGCGCCCCGGGTGGTCGGCAGCTCCCGGCTGTCGCACGACGAGGTCGCGCAGCGCCGGCTGTGGGAGCTCAGCGAGGAGACGACGGGGCTCCGCTACCCCTGA
- a CDS encoding maleylpyruvate isomerase family mycothiol-dependent enzyme, giving the protein MTDRGRLAGYVDTWWQAVNDLLDLLEQVPADRWRTPTDLPGWDVHAVAAHLAHLEAVLAGAPEEQVEIGEAAHVRGPMGVYLEQGVVARRDRTPDELLNEIREAATARHTALLADPPTDGSARPARIFGEVPWDWERLLRNRPLDVWMHEQDIRRAVDLPGGMDSAGARHTAAYLAESLGFVLAKRAGAPAGTTAVLDVGGQPPVAYVVGADGRGEPLAEMPTEPTVCLRLEREAFIVLAGGRREPDPGCVEVSGDQDLGRRILASFAVTP; this is encoded by the coding sequence ATGACCGATCGCGGACGGCTTGCCGGCTATGTCGACACCTGGTGGCAGGCGGTCAACGACCTCCTCGACCTGCTCGAGCAGGTGCCGGCCGACCGGTGGCGGACGCCGACCGACCTGCCGGGCTGGGACGTGCACGCGGTGGCCGCCCACCTCGCCCACCTCGAGGCGGTCCTCGCCGGCGCGCCCGAGGAGCAGGTCGAGATCGGCGAGGCCGCCCACGTGCGCGGCCCGATGGGCGTCTACCTCGAGCAGGGCGTGGTCGCCCGCCGCGACCGCACGCCCGACGAGCTGCTCAACGAGATCCGGGAGGCCGCCACCGCCCGGCACACCGCGCTGCTGGCCGACCCGCCAACCGACGGGTCCGCGCGGCCCGCGCGCATCTTCGGTGAGGTGCCGTGGGACTGGGAGCGGCTGCTGCGCAACCGTCCGCTGGACGTGTGGATGCACGAGCAGGACATCCGCCGGGCTGTGGACCTGCCCGGCGGGATGGACTCGGCCGGGGCCCGACACACCGCGGCCTACCTCGCGGAGAGCCTCGGCTTCGTGCTCGCCAAGCGAGCGGGTGCCCCGGCGGGCACGACCGCAGTGCTTGACGTCGGCGGCCAGCCCCCGGTGGCGTACGTCGTCGGCGCGGACGGCCGCGGCGAGCCGCTGGCCGAGATGCCGACCGAGCCCACCGTGTGCCTGCGGCTGGAGCGCGAGGCGTTCATCGTGCTCGCCGGCGGTCGCCGCGAGCCCGACCCGGGGTGTGTGGAGGTCAGCGGCGACCAGGATCTCGGCCGCCGGATCCTCGCGTCGTTCGCGGTGACGCCCTGA
- a CDS encoding LLM class flavin-dependent oxidoreductase, with product MTQPLRTAVSLPTFGDLDARTIGELAATAEQAGWDGVFCWDHMLYDPVGRGVADTTVALTAIALATSRVRFGPLVMPLARRRPWKVAREIASLDLLSGGRFVLGVGNGDDLDFAPVGDPAPARDRAAVLDESLGLLQRLLTEDAPVTHHGAAFDVREVQLHAAPAQERVPVWVAGRWPHRRPLQRAARWDGVVPLWPGFAVPSPEEFAACLNVVRDARAGTDREDAEYDGVLWLQPDEEPKHPPAAYAEVGVTWWVRSFDPAADLSSVRRRVEAGPPTTD from the coding sequence GTGACCCAGCCCCTGCGCACCGCCGTCAGCCTGCCCACGTTCGGCGACCTCGACGCGCGCACGATCGGTGAGCTCGCGGCGACCGCGGAGCAGGCCGGGTGGGACGGGGTCTTCTGCTGGGACCACATGCTCTACGACCCGGTCGGCCGCGGCGTCGCGGACACGACCGTCGCGCTGACCGCGATCGCGCTGGCCACGAGCCGGGTCCGGTTCGGGCCGCTGGTCATGCCGCTGGCCCGGCGCCGACCGTGGAAGGTGGCGCGCGAGATCGCCTCGCTCGACCTCCTCTCCGGCGGCCGGTTCGTGCTGGGCGTCGGCAACGGCGACGACCTCGACTTCGCGCCGGTCGGCGACCCCGCGCCCGCCCGCGACCGGGCGGCGGTGCTCGACGAGTCGCTGGGGCTGCTGCAACGGCTGCTGACCGAGGACGCCCCCGTCACCCACCACGGCGCCGCGTTCGACGTGCGTGAGGTCCAGCTCCACGCCGCCCCCGCGCAGGAGCGCGTCCCGGTCTGGGTGGCGGGCAGGTGGCCGCACCGCCGGCCGCTGCAGCGCGCCGCCCGGTGGGACGGCGTGGTGCCGCTGTGGCCCGGCTTCGCCGTCCCCTCCCCCGAGGAGTTCGCCGCCTGCCTCAACGTCGTCCGCGACGCCCGCGCCGGGACCGACCGCGAGGACGCGGAGTACGACGGGGTGCTGTGGCTCCAGCCCGACGAGGAGCCGAAGCACCCGCCCGCGGCGTACGCCGAGGTGGGCGTGACCTGGTGGGTCCGGTCGTTCGACCCGGCCGCCGACCTGTCCAGCGTGCGCCGGCGGGTGGAGGCGGGACCGCCCACGACGGACTGA
- a CDS encoding NHL domain-containing thioredoxin family protein, giving the protein MRVRAPELRGRGWLNTGGKDYSIADFRGRHVLLDFWTFCCVNCLHVLDELRPVEEKYAEELVVVGVHSPKFVHEADPVALAQAVERYGVHHPVLDDPELVTWQAYTARAWPTLVLVDPEGYVVAQYAGEGHAHAIDALLAELVEEHRAKGTLRSGDSPYVPPVVEPTDLRFPAKAVRLDDGRVLVADAGHDEVVELDAEDRVLRRLGGFKEPNGLCLLPADVAAGVGYDVVVADTVHHQLRGIELASGEVRVLAGDGTQWMQGDGTGRLSSPWDVAWWQDRVWIAMAGIHQVWTFDPRTGAVEVAAGTTNEGLLDGPAPEAWFAQTSGLAPAGDRLWLADSETSSLRWIDPAGVHTAVGSGLFDFGFRDGAAEQALLQHPLGVTVLPDGSVAACDTYNGAVRRYDPASGEMSTLATGLAEPSGSFVDGDLLVVVESGAHRLTRLPLGTAATRTEGFAHSTQRPVTEVTGALELVVTFQPPPGQKVDDRFGPSSQLIVEATPPALIRDGGGRGSDLVRRLTLDPTVGEGVLHVAARAASCDEDGGEGAACRMHQQDWGVPVRVGADGEASLVLPLGGAG; this is encoded by the coding sequence GTGCGTGTACGTGCCCCTGAGCTCCGTGGCCGCGGCTGGCTGAACACCGGCGGCAAGGACTACTCGATCGCGGACTTCCGCGGTCGCCACGTCCTCCTCGACTTCTGGACCTTCTGCTGTGTGAACTGCCTGCACGTCCTCGACGAGCTGCGCCCGGTGGAGGAGAAGTACGCCGAGGAGCTCGTCGTCGTCGGCGTGCACTCGCCGAAGTTCGTGCACGAGGCCGACCCGGTCGCGCTGGCCCAGGCGGTCGAGCGCTACGGCGTGCACCACCCGGTGCTCGACGACCCCGAGCTGGTCACCTGGCAGGCCTACACCGCCCGCGCCTGGCCGACGCTGGTGCTGGTCGACCCCGAGGGGTACGTCGTGGCGCAGTACGCCGGCGAGGGCCACGCCCACGCGATCGACGCGCTGCTGGCCGAGCTGGTCGAGGAGCACCGCGCGAAGGGCACGCTCCGGTCCGGCGACTCGCCGTACGTCCCGCCGGTCGTGGAGCCCACCGACCTGCGCTTCCCGGCCAAGGCGGTGCGCCTCGACGACGGCCGGGTGCTGGTCGCGGACGCCGGCCACGACGAGGTGGTCGAGCTCGACGCCGAGGACCGCGTGCTGCGGCGCCTCGGCGGCTTCAAGGAGCCCAACGGCCTGTGCCTGCTGCCGGCCGACGTCGCCGCCGGGGTCGGGTACGACGTCGTCGTCGCCGACACCGTCCACCACCAGCTGCGGGGCATCGAGCTGGCCTCGGGCGAGGTCCGGGTGCTCGCCGGAGACGGCACCCAATGGATGCAGGGCGACGGCACCGGCCGGCTGTCGAGCCCGTGGGACGTGGCCTGGTGGCAGGACCGGGTCTGGATCGCGATGGCCGGCATCCACCAGGTGTGGACCTTCGACCCCCGCACCGGCGCGGTCGAGGTGGCGGCCGGCACCACCAACGAGGGGCTGCTGGACGGGCCGGCGCCCGAGGCGTGGTTCGCCCAGACCAGCGGGCTGGCCCCGGCCGGCGACCGGCTGTGGCTGGCCGACAGCGAGACCTCCTCGCTGCGGTGGATCGACCCGGCCGGCGTCCACACCGCGGTCGGCTCGGGCCTCTTCGACTTCGGCTTCCGCGACGGCGCGGCCGAGCAGGCGCTGCTGCAGCACCCCCTCGGCGTCACGGTCCTGCCCGACGGCAGCGTCGCGGCCTGCGACACCTACAACGGGGCGGTCCGCCGCTACGACCCGGCCTCCGGCGAGATGTCGACGCTGGCGACCGGCCTGGCCGAGCCCAGCGGGTCGTTCGTCGACGGCGACCTGCTCGTGGTGGTGGAGTCCGGCGCGCACCGGTTGACCCGGCTCCCGCTCGGCACCGCCGCCACGCGGACCGAGGGATTCGCCCATTCCACGCAGCGACCGGTCACCGAGGTGACCGGGGCACTGGAGCTGGTCGTGACCTTCCAGCCGCCGCCCGGCCAGAAGGTCGACGACCGGTTCGGGCCGTCGTCGCAGCTGATCGTCGAGGCGACCCCGCCCGCACTGATCCGTGACGGCGGCGGCCGGGGCAGCGACCTGGTCCGCCGGCTCACCCTCGACCCGACCGTGGGGGAGGGCGTGCTGCACGTCGCGGCCCGGGCCGCCTCCTGCGACGAGGACGGCGGCGAGGGCGCCGCCTGCCGGATGCACCAGCAGGACTGGGGCGTTCCGGTCCGGGTCGGCGCCGACGGTGAGGCGTCCCTGGTGCTGCCCCTGGGCGGCGCCGGCTGA
- a CDS encoding DUF2088 domain-containing protein: protein MSDFSAPRLDAPRLSDLLGRRAPNLTLHRLRRRSPRTAPAGDPAERAYAALRPHLGAVRPGDSVAIGVGSRGINDIGGVVTGMVRALREIGAEPFVVPAMGSHGGADADGQRQTLASLGVTEEAVGAPVRATMETVSLGRVEDIDVAIDAYAAVADHIVLTNRLKSHTSFSGQVESGLAKMLAIGFGKQHGAEELHRLGPTQIERRIRAAARHICAVRPVLGGVALVETETKELAVVEFVDADGIGGAREAELLVQAKQHEPRLPFDQLDVLIVDAMGKNFSGTGMDTNVIGRRMVRGMPEIPTPRVTNIVCLEVTAQSHGNAVGLGLADFIPARALAGVDPVATYANTLTAGSQGVQRAQIPITLADDADAVAAAILTCDVADPSRLRVARIRNTLHLDDLLVTEPLLEEARQAYDDRAERTALFGAEGELGAW, encoded by the coding sequence GTGAGTGACTTCTCCGCACCCCGGCTGGACGCGCCGCGCCTCTCCGACCTCCTCGGTCGCCGGGCCCCGAACCTGACCCTGCACCGGCTGCGGCGACGGTCGCCCCGGACAGCGCCGGCGGGCGACCCCGCGGAGCGCGCGTACGCCGCGCTGCGGCCGCACCTGGGCGCGGTGCGCCCCGGCGACTCGGTCGCGATCGGCGTCGGCAGCCGCGGCATCAACGACATCGGCGGCGTGGTGACGGGCATGGTCCGGGCGCTGCGCGAGATCGGCGCCGAGCCGTTCGTCGTCCCGGCCATGGGGTCCCACGGCGGCGCCGACGCCGACGGGCAGCGCCAGACCCTGGCCTCGCTGGGGGTCACCGAGGAAGCGGTCGGCGCGCCGGTGCGGGCCACGATGGAGACCGTCTCGCTGGGACGGGTCGAGGACATCGACGTGGCCATCGACGCCTACGCCGCCGTGGCCGACCACATCGTGCTCACCAACCGGCTCAAGAGCCACACCTCGTTCAGCGGGCAGGTGGAGTCCGGGCTGGCCAAGATGCTGGCGATCGGGTTCGGCAAGCAGCACGGCGCCGAGGAGCTCCACCGGCTCGGGCCCACCCAGATCGAGCGCCGGATCCGCGCCGCGGCCCGGCACATCTGCGCGGTCCGTCCGGTGCTCGGCGGGGTGGCGCTGGTGGAGACCGAGACCAAGGAGCTGGCGGTCGTCGAGTTCGTGGACGCCGACGGGATCGGCGGAGCGCGCGAGGCCGAGCTGCTGGTGCAGGCCAAGCAGCACGAGCCCCGGCTGCCGTTCGACCAGCTCGACGTGCTGATCGTGGACGCGATGGGCAAGAACTTCTCGGGCACCGGCATGGACACCAACGTGATCGGCCGCCGGATGGTGCGCGGCATGCCGGAGATCCCCACGCCGAGGGTCACCAACATCGTCTGCCTCGAGGTCACCGCGCAGTCGCACGGCAACGCCGTGGGCCTCGGGCTCGCGGACTTCATCCCGGCCCGGGCGCTGGCCGGCGTGGACCCGGTCGCGACCTACGCGAACACGCTGACCGCCGGGTCCCAGGGGGTGCAGCGCGCCCAGATCCCGATCACCCTGGCCGACGACGCCGACGCGGTCGCCGCGGCCATCCTCACCTGCGACGTGGCCGACCCGAGCCGGCTCCGGGTGGCCCGGATCAGGAACACCCTGCACCTCGACGACCTGCTGGTCACCGAGCCGCTGCTGGAGGAGGCGCGGCAGGCCTACGACGACCGGGCCGAGCGCACCGCCCTGTTCGGAGCCGAGGGGGAGCTCGGGGCCTGGTGA
- a CDS encoding dihydroxy-acid dehydratase codes for MSHPESQPATETAGSRPGGGEPSAPRRRAVTSYGDEGFSGFLRGAFLAGSGRDREDLARPVVGVVDTSSDFNPCHRQMPQIVDSVKQGVLEAGGLPMVFPTISLGEILLSPTSMLFRNLMAMETEEMVAAQPMDAVVLIGGCDKTVPAQLMAAASGDVPAIVEVTGPMITSTWRGERLGACTDCRRMWAKHRAGELDEQETEEVQGALATTPGTCMVMGTASTMAAMAETLGMMLPGGATPPSATGERLRHATATGRRAVELARTGTVARDILTREAFENALTVLAAIGGSTNAVVHLLAIARRAGVDLTLDDFDEVARRIPLLLDLKPSGRGYMEDFHRAGGVPVLLTALRDHLHLDTVGVLGVPLRELLAGVEPPATWQDTIRTPADPLGDAGALAVLRGSLAPDGAVLKVSAASPELLEHTGPAAVFDSPADAVARLDDPDSGITAEHVLVLRNAGPVGAGMPEAGSLPIPKHLAAQGVTDMVRVSDARMSGTSYGTVVLHCAPEAAVGGPLALVRDGDLIRLDAPQRRIELLVPEQELEARRAELRPPQPPARGWRRLYAETVQQAHLGADLDFMGPAGE; via the coding sequence ATGAGCCACCCCGAGTCCCAGCCCGCCACGGAGACGGCCGGGAGCCGGCCCGGTGGGGGCGAGCCGTCGGCGCCCCGCCGGCGCGCGGTCACGTCGTACGGCGATGAGGGCTTCAGCGGGTTCCTCCGCGGCGCCTTCCTGGCCGGCTCCGGTCGCGACCGCGAGGATCTCGCCCGGCCGGTCGTCGGCGTCGTCGACACCAGCTCCGACTTCAACCCCTGCCACCGGCAGATGCCGCAGATCGTGGACAGCGTCAAGCAGGGCGTGCTCGAGGCCGGCGGCCTGCCGATGGTCTTCCCGACCATCAGCCTCGGCGAGATCCTGTTGTCGCCGACCTCGATGCTGTTCCGGAACCTGATGGCCATGGAGACCGAGGAGATGGTGGCCGCGCAGCCGATGGACGCGGTCGTGCTCATCGGCGGGTGCGACAAGACCGTGCCCGCCCAGCTCATGGCGGCCGCCTCCGGCGACGTGCCGGCCATCGTCGAGGTGACCGGGCCGATGATCACGAGCACCTGGCGCGGTGAGCGGCTCGGGGCCTGCACCGACTGCCGGCGGATGTGGGCCAAGCACCGGGCCGGCGAGCTGGACGAGCAGGAGACCGAGGAGGTGCAGGGCGCGCTGGCGACCACCCCCGGCACCTGCATGGTCATGGGCACCGCCTCCACGATGGCCGCCATGGCCGAGACGCTCGGCATGATGCTGCCCGGCGGCGCCACCCCGCCGTCCGCCACCGGTGAGCGGCTGCGGCACGCGACCGCCACCGGTCGTCGCGCCGTGGAGCTCGCGCGCACCGGCACCGTGGCGCGGGACATCCTCACCCGGGAGGCGTTCGAGAACGCGCTGACCGTGCTGGCGGCGATCGGTGGGTCCACCAACGCCGTCGTGCACCTGCTCGCGATCGCGCGCCGGGCCGGCGTCGACCTGACCCTGGACGACTTCGACGAGGTGGCCCGACGCATCCCGCTGCTGCTGGACCTCAAGCCGTCCGGCCGCGGCTACATGGAGGACTTCCACCGCGCCGGGGGCGTCCCGGTCCTGCTGACGGCGCTGCGCGACCACCTCCACCTCGACACCGTCGGCGTCCTCGGGGTGCCGCTGCGGGAGCTGCTGGCGGGCGTCGAGCCGCCGGCGACCTGGCAGGACACCATCCGCACCCCGGCCGACCCGCTCGGAGACGCCGGCGCGCTGGCGGTGCTGCGCGGGTCGCTCGCGCCGGACGGAGCGGTGCTGAAGGTCTCCGCGGCCTCGCCCGAGCTGCTCGAGCACACCGGCCCGGCCGCGGTGTTCGACTCCCCCGCCGACGCCGTCGCCCGGCTCGACGACCCCGACTCCGGGATCACCGCCGAGCACGTGCTGGTCCTCCGCAACGCCGGCCCGGTCGGCGCCGGGATGCCGGAGGCCGGGTCGCTGCCGATCCCGAAGCACCTGGCAGCCCAGGGCGTCACCGACATGGTCCGCGTCTCCGACGCCCGGATGAGCGGCACCTCCTACGGCACCGTGGTGCTGCACTGCGCGCCCGAGGCCGCGGTCGGCGGCCCGCTCGCGCTGGTCCGGGACGGCGACCTGATCCGCCTGGACGCCCCGCAGCGCCGCATCGAGCTGCTCGTGCCGGAGCAGGAGCTCGAGGCCCGGCGCGCGGAGCTGCGGCCTCCACAGCCGCCGGCCCGGGGCTGGCGCCGGTTGTACGCCGAGACCGTGCAGCAGGCCCACCTCGGCGCCGACCTGGACTTCATGGGGCCGGCCGGTGAGTGA